One genomic region from Cyanobacterium stanieri LEGE 03274 encodes:
- a CDS encoding acyl-CoA dehydrogenase family protein has translation MTIIYNKLIRDKIPEIITKSNKTYQIKTLSSEEYKNSLKQKLLEEVNEFLEAHEDNLMEEIADIYEVLSATINAYGLNKETIETIRQNKAQEKGKFDKKIQLVSVSNQEDKGLDNDINFINNLEKYLEENISKKANKLDHSKELLKQVFLTIAKDNPLWLSLKLPVEWGGLGVSNKTFFTSKMMMAKYSGALAFLQAQHQTAVGMLSKSDNQIVKEKYLPNIAKGLSFCGVAFSHLRRLKNAPLKAIAHGDGYQLTGDIFWITGFNIFEYFIVGAVLEDGGELYAIAPFRNIEKNGGKIIINSPMQLGALDATNTVSATMEKWYIHHDDIIKINPPQTIIKDSEKQILNNSAFALGCAEKSLELINQNANKLQLESVFLNSEKLMIELKNIKQTILTEIEKPSKTTQEKLNLRIKAINLGFRCAQGAVITSKGSANLHNHTAQRLYKEALVYSVSGQTIPILEGSFEMLVK, from the coding sequence ATGACTATTATATATAACAAACTTATCAGGGATAAAATACCAGAAATAATAACAAAAAGCAATAAAACATATCAGATAAAAACTCTTTCTTCTGAAGAATATAAAAACTCTTTGAAACAAAAGTTGTTAGAAGAAGTAAATGAATTTTTAGAAGCTCATGAAGATAATTTAATGGAAGAAATCGCAGATATTTATGAGGTATTATCTGCCACGATTAATGCTTATGGTTTAAACAAAGAAACTATTGAAACCATTAGGCAAAATAAAGCACAAGAAAAGGGTAAATTCGATAAAAAAATACAGTTAGTTTCAGTCAGTAACCAAGAAGATAAGGGATTAGATAATGATATTAATTTTATTAATAATTTAGAAAAATATTTAGAGGAAAATATTAGTAAAAAAGCAAATAAATTAGATCATAGTAAGGAGTTATTAAAACAAGTTTTTTTAACCATTGCAAAAGATAATCCTTTATGGCTTAGTCTAAAATTACCCGTGGAATGGGGTGGCTTAGGAGTAAGTAATAAAACCTTTTTTACGTCTAAGATGATGATGGCAAAATATTCAGGGGCGTTAGCTTTTTTACAGGCACAACATCAAACCGCTGTGGGAATGTTGTCTAAATCTGATAATCAAATAGTAAAGGAAAAATATCTACCTAATATTGCTAAGGGATTAAGTTTTTGTGGGGTGGCTTTTTCCCATTTACGTCGTTTAAAAAATGCTCCTTTAAAAGCCATTGCCCATGGAGATGGTTATCAGTTAACGGGGGATATTTTTTGGATTACAGGGTTTAATATTTTTGAATATTTTATTGTGGGTGCTGTTTTAGAGGATGGGGGGGAATTATATGCGATCGCACCTTTTAGGAATATTGAGAAAAACGGTGGAAAAATAATTATTAATTCACCGATGCAACTAGGGGCGCTCGATGCAACAAATACAGTAAGTGCAACCATGGAAAAATGGTATATTCATCATGATGATATTATTAAAATTAATCCCCCTCAAACGATTATTAAAGATAGTGAAAAACAGATATTAAATAATAGTGCTTTTGCCCTTGGTTGTGCTGAAAAAAGTTTAGAATTAATCAATCAAAATGCTAATAAATTACAACTTGAATCAGTATTTTTAAATTCTGAAAAATTAATGATTGAATTGAAAAATATTAAACAAACTATTTTGACAGAAATCGAAAAACCATCAAAAACAACTCAAGAAAAACTGAATTTAAGGATAAAGGCCATTAACTTAGGTTTTCGTTGCGCCCAAGGGGCGGTAATCACCAGTAAAGGTTCGGCTAATTTACATAATCACACAGCCCAAAGACTGTATAAAGAAGCATTGGTTTACAGTGTTTCTGGGCAAACCATTCCCATTTTAGAGGGAAGTTTTGAGATGTTAGTTAAATGA
- a CDS encoding type II toxin-antitoxin system Phd/YefM family antitoxin has translation METVSVNQFRSNIKSFVEQAANDHVPLKVTRRSGGDFVVISAEDWEREQETLYVLQN, from the coding sequence ATGGAAACAGTTAGCGTGAACCAATTTCGCTCCAACATTAAAAGTTTTGTGGAACAAGCGGCCAATGACCATGTGCCACTGAAAGTAACTCGTCGTAGTGGAGGCGATTTTGTAGTTATTAGTGCAGAAGATTGGGAGCGTGAACAGGAAACTCTTTATGTTCTGCAAAATTAA
- the hemE gene encoding uroporphyrinogen decarboxylase → MSDLPLLLRVARGENGDRPPVWMMRQAGRYMKVYRDLRDKYPSFRERSENPDLAIEISLQPWRAFQPDGVIMFSDILTPLPGMGIPFDIVESKGPIIDPPIRSLEQIEQLHPLDPEESLPFIKTILKTLRSEVGNKSTVLGFVGSPWTLAAYAIEGKSSKNYAVIKRMAFSEPEMLHKLLGKIADAIAVYVRYQIDCGAQVVQLFDSWAGQLSPQDYETFALPYQQRVVKQVKETHPDTPLILYISGSAGVLEKMGQSGVDIVSVDWTVDMAQARARLGKDMKVQGNMDPGALFGTPEFIKARIHDTVKKAGNQGHIMNLGHGVLVGTPEDHVRVFFETAKSIRY, encoded by the coding sequence ATGAGCGATTTACCTCTTTTATTAAGGGTTGCAAGGGGAGAAAATGGCGATCGCCCTCCCGTGTGGATGATGCGTCAAGCGGGACGTTATATGAAAGTATATAGAGATTTAAGAGATAAATATCCCAGTTTCCGGGAACGCTCAGAAAATCCAGACCTAGCCATTGAAATATCCCTACAGCCTTGGAGGGCATTTCAACCTGACGGGGTAATCATGTTTTCCGACATCCTCACCCCCTTACCCGGCATGGGCATCCCCTTCGACATCGTCGAAAGCAAAGGACCTATTATCGATCCTCCCATCCGTAGTTTAGAACAAATTGAGCAACTACACCCCCTCGATCCCGAAGAATCATTACCTTTTATAAAAACTATTTTAAAAACTCTCCGTTCGGAAGTTGGTAACAAATCCACCGTTTTGGGGTTTGTTGGTTCTCCCTGGACTCTTGCTGCCTATGCCATTGAAGGAAAAAGCTCCAAAAATTATGCCGTTATCAAACGTATGGCATTTTCTGAGCCTGAAATGTTACACAAACTCCTTGGTAAGATAGCCGATGCGATCGCAGTTTACGTCCGTTATCAAATCGACTGCGGAGCGCAAGTAGTACAACTATTCGACTCCTGGGCAGGACAACTCAGCCCCCAAGACTACGAAACCTTTGCCCTCCCCTATCAACAAAGAGTAGTAAAACAAGTAAAAGAAACCCATCCCGACACCCCCTTAATTCTCTATATCAGCGGTAGTGCTGGAGTATTAGAAAAAATGGGACAATCAGGGGTTGACATTGTCAGTGTTGATTGGACAGTAGATATGGCTCAAGCCAGAGCCAGACTAGGCAAAGACATGAAAGTTCAAGGTAATATGGACCCTGGGGCATTATTTGGCACTCCCGAATTTATCAAAGCCAGAATCCACGACACCGTTAAAAAAGCAGGAAATCAAGGACATATTATGAACCTTGGTCATGGTGTATTAGTAGGCACACCTGAAGATCATGTTAGAGTTTTCTTTGAAACCGCTAAAAGCATCCGTTACTAA
- a CDS encoding DUF3769 domain-containing protein, translating into MIPILTSSLIAVSPVNVDFQEELTTINHQETIDLNTNNDGNLNDSLHKNSSLEQLSLQGLPNLELSPWLGIKNPQGVLNEVIGQERSLRWGSGQNNFSLAQSLDNDTVRLITSQRGGGKYQFDFNKHSHSFEIAQENDQPNRTIISDDLANVVEIVADEQEFLDQDNVVNARGNVVIRFANGVLAADQVSVNLNTRIAVAEGDVSLQRGEQLLRGDRFEYFFVQNEGTIENARGTIYQPTLDEDVSLGDTSSIRPALPFSGQIGTSGGSVSQVNSSGSLNLLLGSEDDLEALQNRLGIPVTEEDETITRLRFEAERVEFDGRDWKAFNIRVTNDPFSPPDLEVRAREATLTNISPFRDDLSADNARVVLDQSLSLPLFFSQFTFSSRRRRPFFFSVGFDGEDLGGLFIERDFNIYDKNDIVLSITPQFLVQRALFPDSIEDTNIPNPEDNGGLTNASSYGLVVKLDATFSERTELISTTHLTGLDLENFGDRLRANIRLNHKMGDLANPYRLTGEFTSRERLFNGSLGFQTVERSIGAIISSPNIPLGNSGYGLVYQGSIQNITADTDRLDLLGSGDRTDNETNLTRGQVAGLINGNIFLWRGESLPPTPNEGLKYTPVPVTPFVAITNGVTAIGNYYSNGDTQGSLTGSVGLQGQFGNFSRKTFDYTGFNVTYSQSLANSNSPFLFDRFTDSRVLSLGLNQQVYGPVRAGFQTFINLDTDEAISTDYIVEYSRRAYGILLRYNPVLEIGSVNFRISNFNWSGNTTSFDGRD; encoded by the coding sequence ATGATTCCGATTCTTACTAGCTCCCTAATTGCTGTTTCCCCTGTCAATGTTGATTTTCAAGAGGAATTAACAACGATTAACCATCAAGAAACTATTGATCTCAACACCAATAATGATGGTAATTTGAATGATTCTCTGCACAAAAATTCTTCCTTGGAACAATTATCTTTACAAGGGTTACCGAATCTGGAATTATCTCCATGGCTAGGAATAAAAAATCCTCAAGGGGTGCTTAACGAGGTGATTGGGCAAGAAAGAAGTCTCAGATGGGGTAGTGGTCAAAATAATTTTTCTCTGGCTCAGAGCTTAGATAATGATACGGTGCGATTGATTACCAGTCAAAGGGGGGGCGGAAAATATCAGTTTGATTTTAATAAACATTCCCATTCTTTTGAGATAGCCCAAGAAAATGACCAACCTAACCGCACCATTATCAGTGATGATTTGGCGAATGTGGTGGAAATTGTCGCCGATGAACAAGAATTTTTGGATCAAGATAATGTGGTAAATGCCCGAGGGAATGTGGTAATTCGTTTTGCTAATGGGGTTTTGGCGGCGGATCAGGTTTCGGTAAATCTTAATACGAGAATTGCGGTGGCCGAAGGTGATGTTTCTCTTCAGCGGGGCGAACAACTTTTAAGGGGCGATCGCTTCGAGTACTTTTTTGTACAAAATGAGGGTACTATCGAAAATGCTCGGGGAACAATTTATCAACCTACCCTCGATGAAGATGTTAGCCTTGGAGATACTTCTAGTATTCGTCCTGCATTACCTTTTTCGGGACAAATCGGCACTAGTGGAGGTTCTGTTTCTCAAGTTAATTCTAGTGGTTCTTTAAATTTGTTATTGGGTAGCGAAGATGATTTGGAAGCCCTACAAAATAGATTGGGTATTCCTGTTACTGAGGAGGACGAAACCATAACTCGCTTAAGATTTGAGGCTGAGAGGGTAGAGTTTGACGGCAGGGATTGGAAGGCTTTTAATATTAGGGTAACTAATGATCCTTTTTCTCCTCCAGATTTGGAGGTAAGGGCGAGGGAGGCTACTTTAACTAATATTAGTCCTTTTCGGGATGATTTGAGTGCGGATAATGCTAGGGTAGTTTTAGATCAAAGTCTTTCTTTACCTTTATTCTTTAGTCAGTTTACTTTTAGTTCTCGTCGTCGTCGTCCTTTCTTCTTTTCTGTGGGTTTTGATGGGGAGGATTTAGGGGGTTTGTTTATTGAACGGGATTTTAATATCTATGACAAAAATGACATTGTTTTAAGTATTACCCCTCAATTTTTGGTGCAAAGGGCCTTATTTCCTGATTCTATTGAAGATACTAACATTCCTAATCCTGAGGATAATGGGGGTTTAACTAATGCTTCTAGTTATGGTTTAGTGGTTAAGTTGGATGCTACTTTTAGTGAACGGACGGAGTTAATTTCAACTACCCATTTAACGGGGTTGGATTTGGAAAATTTTGGCGATCGCCTCCGGGCTAATATTCGTCTTAATCATAAGATGGGTGATTTGGCTAACCCTTATCGTCTTACGGGGGAGTTTACCAGTAGAGAAAGGTTATTTAATGGCTCTTTGGGCTTTCAGACAGTAGAACGCAGTATTGGAGCGATTATTTCTTCTCCTAATATTCCTTTGGGTAATAGTGGTTATGGTCTAGTTTATCAGGGTTCTATCCAAAATATTACGGCAGATACTGATCGACTTGATTTATTAGGTAGTGGCGATCGCACCGATAATGAAACCAATCTTACCCGTGGTCAGGTGGCGGGATTAATAAATGGTAATATCTTTTTGTGGCGGGGAGAATCTTTGCCCCCTACTCCTAATGAGGGTTTAAAATATACCCCCGTGCCTGTAACTCCTTTTGTGGCTATTACTAACGGTGTTACGGCCATTGGTAATTATTATAGTAATGGGGATACCCAAGGTTCGTTAACGGGTAGTGTTGGTTTACAGGGGCAGTTTGGGAATTTTTCACGGAAAACCTTTGATTATACTGGGTTTAATGTGACTTATAGTCAGAGTTTGGCTAATAGTAATTCTCCTTTTTTGTTTGACCGTTTTACTGATTCCCGTGTGTTATCTTTGGGATTAAATCAACAGGTTTATGGCCCTGTGAGGGCTGGTTTTCAAACTTTTATTAATCTTGATACTGATGAGGCTATCAGCACGGATTATATTGTAGAATACAGCCGTCGTGCCTATGGTATTTTGTTACGTTATAATCCTGTTTTGGAAATCGGTTCGGTGAATTTTCGCATTAGCAATTTTAATTGGTCTGGCAATACTACTTCTTTTGATGGTAGGGATTAA